A portion of the Acidobacteriaceae bacterium genome contains these proteins:
- a CDS encoding transcription elongation factor GreA → MQDILKALTEQIKVLEHELTTELPAEIKKAVALGDLSENAEYHMAKQRQEFVNARLGQLKKRMGELALVNLDNLPTDRVGFGSTVVVYEEAKDQEMTYKLVMSEEADVAKGLISTTSPIGRSLLNKEVGDEVTIVIPTGKRIMEIKKLYTIHEVVPE, encoded by the coding sequence ATGCAGGATATTCTCAAAGCTCTCACCGAGCAGATCAAGGTGCTTGAGCACGAACTCACCACCGAACTCCCCGCGGAAATCAAGAAGGCCGTCGCCCTCGGCGACCTCAGCGAAAACGCCGAATACCACATGGCCAAGCAGCGCCAGGAGTTCGTCAACGCGCGCCTCGGCCAGTTGAAGAAGCGCATGGGCGAACTCGCTCTGGTCAACCTCGACAACCTGCCGACGGACCGCGTCGGCTTTGGCTCTACGGTTGTGGTCTATGAAGAGGCCAAGGACCAGGAGATGACCTACAAGCTGGTGATGAGCGAAGAAGCCGACGTAGCCAAGGGCCTCATTTCGACGACCTCGCCGATCGGCCGATCACTGCTGAACAAGGAAGTCGGCGACGAAGTCACCATCGTCATCCCCACCGGCAAGCGCATCATGGAAATCAAGAAGCTCTACACGATCCACGAAGTCGTTCCTGAGTAA